TGCACACCAACAAGCATGTCTGtagcaccagctgggtgtcctacaattcagcgcaattctgacactgttaagggctcagtcccacaagcctGCCCCACCCTCAACCTCACATGCCAATCACAAGCCCCAGAttctcacctgtgcttctgagcaGACAGCTGTCAATCAGAGATTCCCACAACCCCTCTCCTCAGAttccattaatttgctagagcagctcccagaactcagagaaatatttcacttattaaattagctggttttttttttaaattaaaggatataactcaggaacagccagatggaagagatgtgtAGGGCAAGGTATAGGGAAAGGGTGCAGAGTTTCCATGTCCTCTCCGATTGCTTCATCCTCTTCAAATCTCCActtgttcaccaacctggaagctctctgagccccatactttggggggttttatggaggcttcattccATAGCCATGATTGACTGAATCATTGTTCCTTGGGGATTGAACTCATCCTCCAGCCCCTTTCCCATCCCTGGAGGTCAGGgcgtgggactgaaagttccaatcccCCAATTGCATGGTTGGTTCTCCCAGCAACCAGCCCCGATCCTTAGGTGCTTCCCAAAAGTCACCCCATGAATCTAACAAGAGATACCTTTATCACTCCCATCACAGGAAAGTTCAAGGGTtctaggagctctgtgccaggaataggggataaagaccaaatatatatttcttattataaatcataatatcATAGAATATAATAAGCTCATTTTGTGGGGAGGGACAGGATGCCGGCTGGAGAACTTGGCAGGGGACAGATCACAGAACACCAGACTGAAGAATTTGGTCTTGATTCCCTAGGCCTGCACTGTCCAGCACAGGAGCCCCCAGCCACACGTGGCTCTTGAGCCTATGAAATGTGGTGAGCCAGAACAAAGATGTGCTGTGAGTACAAAATGCATACTGGAGTTCAAAGtcgagaaagaaagaaagaaagaaagaaagaaagaaagaaagaaagaaagaaagatagagaaagaaagaaagaaaggaaggaaggaaagaagggaggaagggaggaagggagaaagaaaggaggaaagaaagaaagaaggaaagaaagagaaagaaagaaaggaagggaggaagggaggaagggaggaagggagaaagaaaggaggaaagaagggaagaaagaaggaaaaaaagagggacttccctggtggcgcaatggttaagaatccgcctgccaatgcaggggacatgggattcgagccctggtccctggaggatcccacatgccacggagcaactaagcccgtgagccacaactactgagcctgcactctagagcccaagagccacaactactgagcctgtgagccacaactactgaagctcttgcacctagagcctgtgctctgcaacaaaagtcaccacaatgagaagcccatgcaccacaacgaagagtagcccccactcgctgcaactagagaaagcctgcctgcagcaacaaagacccacgcagccaaaaataaataaatttaaaaaaagaaagaaagaaagaaagggggagggggagggagggagggaggaaggaaggaagaaaaagaaagaaagaaaaaagaggaaggaagggagaaagagagagagaaagaaagaaagaaagaaagaaaaagaaagaaagaaagagagaaagaaagaaagaaagaaaaagaaagaaagaaagaaagaaagaaatctcaaTAATTTGTATGTTTATATTGACTGTTGATGACATGATGTTTGAAATAATACTTTGGCTacgttgggttaaataaaatattatattaaaattgatCTCATGttcctttctacttttttaaCGTGGCTAAGTTTTAAGTTATATACATGGCTCGCATCATATTTCTGTTGGATCTAGACAGTGGAGAGCAAGCACAGGGTGACCGAAGGACAGCTGTTATGGGAATTTCTTGCCGAGAGCTTGTTCGGGGAGAGAGATGAAGCCAGTGACCCAGCAGAGAGAATGTGAGGGCTCAGCAGGGAAGGGGCCAAATGGAGATGAGCTTTGCTAAAAGGAAGATGGACAAGACTTGGGCAATTCTTGGCTCTGGGAAGtgatggaggggaaagaggagagggtgATTTGAGTGCAACAGGAAATTCAGGaggaagaacaaatttggaggtggggaggaggaactCATTTTTTGAGGTGCTGAGTAAGCTGCTATGGCCCCTGTTGGGGGAGAGGTGTCCAGTGGAGACACTGGATGGAAAGTTGCCCACATCACTCACCAGAGAGATGGAACTCAACGCTGGACGGACGCCATCTCTGCTTGATGCCTTCTCCGCTGACTTCTTCCTGTAGATCTTCACTCTGAAGAGAGAGACCAGGGCCTTTCAGCTTGGTGGGCTCACTGCATGGAGCTGAGAAGGACTGACTGAGTGCAGGCTGGCGTCCAGCTGCAGAGACCATGACCAGAACACCTGTTCCCTCCTCCAGGATGGCTGGCACCAGAGTCCACACTTGGTCCAGATGTCAGGAGGCTACATTCCTGATGCCGATTCAACTAACTGCCCTCCTTCCTGGCTTCATCACTCTACCAGGGCCCTCAGCTCTGAGCTTTGAGTTCTGAAAAATTCTTTGAGTCTCCCCCTCCTTCGCCCCCTGCCCCCCGTACCACCACCTCGGGAAGTCTTGTCCCAAACTGGGGCCACCACTCACACGAAGAAGATGAGGCAGAGGCAGACAGCTAGCAGGGCTGTGACGCCAGATCCCCCGACGGCCCCCAAAGCCACACCGGTCCTGGGTGCTGGCCTCCCTGCAGATAAGACACTTGGGGTGACCTCCAGTGTCCCTAAGCAGGCACCTAAGTGACCAGCCTTCTCAAATCCATGACCCACGAGTGTGCCCACTTCTATCCAGGACTCTGTCCTTTGTCCCCCATCCTTCTATATGATTGTAGCCTCCTGtgtccccagcccccaccccagccaaccGACAGAGGACCCTGAACTCTAGTTCCCCTTTTGCCCTGAATCAGgctcatttctctccctctcagtaTCTTCTAGCACGCAGACTCGTGTGTCCCCTTTCCCCGGACATGGCCCTTCACAGCTCCCAGACCTGGCAGCAGCAGGACAGTGGCGCTCTGTTTCCCGTGGCCGTTCAGGGCCTCGCAGCTGAGTCTGAGGCCAGAGCTGAGCCCCTcgctgaggctcagggagctgTTGGCCCAGGGCCCAGCCGAGCTGGAGGTGACCTTGAAGGAGGAGTTGCTGAAATTCCCCtccagcagcccctcccccagccgccagCGCAGGGAGGGGACCGGCTGGGCTCGGGAGGAGCAGCTGCAATGCAGACCCTCATCCTCCGGGGAGCAGGAGGGTCCCAGCAGCTGCGGGGGGTCTGTGGGGAGAGATGGGAGGGATCAGAGGAGACTCTCCTCTCCCTAGAACCCAGGCGTCCTTCCCTCAGGTGTGTTCCAACTCACTTTTCACAACGAGGCTCAGAGATGCTTCCTGGGAGGCCAGCGGATGCTGAGCTCGGCAGACATATTTCCCATGGTCCCCCAGTTCCACCCGGGGCAGCTCCAGGACCCCAGGGGTCGAGGAATTTGAGGGGCTCAGGGTCAGGCTCCCCCGGGTCCAGCTCATCGTGGCCGGAGGGTTGCTGTCGGTGACACAGTCCAGGCGTAGGAACTGGCCCTCCTGGACTGGGAGAGATAGGCTTTTGCCCAGAGTTTCAGGTCCTGGCAAGACAGAGAGAAAGCTAGCTTCAGTCTGCccgtctgtctctctgtctcttccattGCCTGATGGCTCATGTCTTCCTGTTTTGTAGCATTTGTCAATTTCCTCTGTGTAAAAACTCCCATCTTGGCCAATTTCAAGCACCTAATTTGAAGCCACTGAACCCAGAAGTGGGAAAAGACGGACACAAGTGCACAACTGGCTCTCGCCAACCAGTCAGAGCTAATCCCAGTACATCATTgaatgcaacttaaaaaaaaatggcgggagttccctggtggtccagtggttaggattctgtgcttccgctgcagggggcacgggcttgatccctggttggggaactaagatcccacaagccatgcggtgcgGCCAAGAAAAAGGGCATGTTTTTGCCTAGCAAAATCACCATACACTAAGTCAAAAGCCCATGATTAGGCTGGAAATAAATCCTTTCAACGAATACGAAGATGATTGCGTTAATATGCAGAGTTTCTtcaaatcatcaagaaaaagaccACAAAGAAATACGCATGGTTTTTAAACACAATGAAAGATACTCAACCTATTCACAAAATGATAATGCAAGTTAACATGATAGTGTATTCACTTATGGTATCAGCAAGGATGAAAATGTTTAGCAGGGAAGTAGACACATAGCAGGGGGTAGTGTAAACAGAACAACTTCCATGTAGCTCGATTTGGCAATATCTGTAGAAATTACAAACATACCCTTTGATCCAGGACTTTCTTCTCACTCAAAAGTTATCTTCCAGACCCACACTTTTGTCTTGTCTTTGCAAAGGATTGGAAACACCATAGTTTTCCACTAACAGGAGACCTATTAAGTACTTTATCATATAATATACTTCTAATTGGAAAACCATGGGGTCATCATTAAGAATGAGGAAGGTTTCCTATGTACAGATACAGGAAAATCTCCAAGATATACCAAGTTTGAGAAAAAGGTGAGTTTAGTTTGTAGAAATGTACCAACGTCACttccttagttgtgacaaataCGCCATGTTGATGGAGGATATTAATGATGAGGTGAGAGATTTGTGGAAAGTCTCTGTACCATGTGAGTCTAAAATTACTCCACatgaaaagtttattaaaaaataataatagagatGCAAAGCATGTGGGTAGTATGgtctgcatatatgtgtgtgttttaaaatgtatatgtgtaGGTTATATTCGAAAAGATAACCAAGAGGGGAGATACACAAGTGCCGAATACTGTTTTATTCTTATTAAATTTTGCTAGGGACTGAACTATgttcccctcaaattcatatgtcaaagccctaacctccagtatgatggtgtttggaggtatTTGGATGGGTCTTTGAGAAGTTATTAGGGTTATATGAGATCATGAGATTGAGACTTTCACGATGACTTTAGTGGTCTTATAAGAGATACCAGAGAACGTAGACAAAAAGCAGCCATGTACAAGCCAGGAAGCGAGCCTTCACCAGGAACCCAATCAGCCAGCACGTTgaccttagacttcccagcctccagaactgtgagaaataaattcctattttTTAAGCCACCTCGTctctggtattttattatggcagcctgagctgactaacacacattgtatgcttattattttattttatttattttttttaaactacgttttatttcttgttttatttatttattttttttggccgcaccgtgcggcatgcaggatcttagttccctgaccagggatcgaacctgcgccccctgttttgggagcgtggagtcttaaccactggaccgccagggaagtcccgtatgcTTACTATTTTAAACAATAACGTTAAAATGAGGGAAGGAAACTGAAGGAGTAGGTGGGGTCTAGATCCTAAGGAGGACGAGGGCAGGATGTGGGAGAAGGATGTAATCCTGGCAGTGGGGACAGCCACGTCCAACAGACAAGGAAGAGGCCACGCGATACCCCATGAGAGCAGGGTCAGCGAGAGGCGGAGGCCAGTTTGTAAGCGGATGAGCCAGTGGGGGGTTTCCCACCTCTGctgtccccaccccaggcctgagcCTCTCTGCCATCTGAGTTCTGAAGCCCAGCTCTGCTCCGAAGGGCAGAGACACTTCCACTTCCACCACACCCCTGGAGAAGGGAGGTTTCGACCTACCTGTGCCTTCTTTCCGGAACACTCTGATGGTCGGCTTCTGGGGTGCATCTGGACAGACAGACATAACTGTCCGTTTTTCGGTGGCAGGAAGGTAGGCATTGGCCCTTTTCCCCCAGAAACATTAGAAATAGGAAGAGGGCGGAGTAgtgtcctctttccttcctccccagtTCCAGCTCGCAGGGCTCAGTACCCAGTAGCCCAGGCCCTACCTCCCCGCCCTGACGCCCTCCGCCCTCAGGGACCCGGCGTCCTGGCCCCGCGCTCACAGGACACGTTGAGCCTGACGGTCCTCTCCGTGCTCACACCAGCTCCGGGGAAGGTCACTCGACAGGTGAGGTTGGTGCCATGGTCCTGGGGCCTCAGGGCGAGGGTGAGCACTGAGGAATGGGGACTCTTGGGGTGCAGGGAAGTGAGGGCAGCCCCGATCCAGGAGAAGGTGTGGGGTGTCCCCCTCTCACAGGCCCAGGGCACTGCACAGGTGATGTTCCTGGGGCGGCCGGATTCCAGGGTCCCCTGGACGCGGATGTCGGGTGTCTGTGTCAGAgctgaagaggagagagaaaaggacccAGGCCCTGGAGGGGGGACCCCGAGTGTGCCCCTCAGAGCGGTCTCTGCCCCAGGCCAGCCACATCGTCCTGTCCTCCTAGGTCCCCTTGGGTCCCTCCCAGGATGAGAAGACAGGGGgtcccctcccagccctgccctgggggcCCTCAGGGCCCGTGCGTCTGTGTGTCCTCTCCTTGACACCATCCTCACCTGTTACATTCAGGAAGATCATGTTCTCTTTGTAACTATATCTCACAATAGGCCCTCTCTCCACCCTAAAGAAGTATGTCCCTGTGTCTCCCCTCTGTGCATCTCTGATGTCCAGGGAGCAGTTGTAGGCCCGGGGGTCTCCAAGGAGGTAGAATCGGCCCTGGGTCTCCGTCAGCACCTCACGATCTGGGTTTTTTGTGGCCACTGGAGGATCCTGGTAGATATTGGCCCCTTCCCGGAACCAGTAGCCGTGAGCTGGGACAGAGTCGTCCCAGTAGATCCAGGGATAGTTGAAGGAGCAGGGCACGCGGACACACAGACCCTCCTGCACTGTCACGGACGCCTGCACTTTCAGCCAGTAGTAGCTCAAACCCTGAGCCAGGGACCCTGCGGGGGAACGAGGGTCAGCCGCAGCCCCTGCCCCGCCCAGCCCTCTCTCCCCGCCGCCCACCCACCTGCCCACAGCAGGGACAGCAGCAGCGGCGGTGGTGGTAATAGCAGCATCTTTGGGGGTAAGAGTGATGGGGCCTTTGTGTCACAGGATTGAGAGGAAGCCCCAACAGGAAGTCCAGAGCTGAGGTCGGAAGGTAACCGACCACAAGAGAGGAACTCAGCACCCAAATGCTCCCGGAGCTGCGTGGACCTTGGAGAGTAACCACTTCTACTTTCCATATGAGGCCCCGGTGAGGGTCGCAAGCAGCGAGTACAGCCCAAAGGTGTCTCCCGGGTCCCGGTCCACAGCCTGTCCCTCCCACACCTCTGTCCGCAGGAAATTGGGCGGGTCAGTCCCCGTCGGGTGTGAGATGCAGGAGGGGCAGCCGGCGAAGCTTCATGCATGAGAGGCGGGGACGGGTCCTGCCAGGCTGAAAGACGTGGTGATTAGTTACAGaaattgtaacagggaagagccaaatagGACTACAAGTTGgatctatttcttttactttaacctttgctttccgctgcttttgttcattaaaaggatactgtctatacagaatggcctgcctcggggaaccccgCCCCtgtgcctgaatgttaaaccaaagtgccttcgttcagggaaacatccggaCCCCTTTCCACCTGTGGacggctgcaagaaagaagaaattaacacaccccctccccgaggctggccattccaggtgaTATTTGCAAACCGTATGGCCTTttcactttacttcctcatctcctcgcCCTCTCTGTGCTGTAAAAGAAACGGGCATCCAAACCCCAATAAAACGGTTTttcagagacactagtctgccatcttctaggtctgccagctttccgaataaagttgtTATTCCTTCCCTCCACGCCTCGTCTCCGATTCATTGGCCTGTTGTGAGGAGAGCCGAGCGAGCTCGGACTTGGTGACAAAATGAACGTGACACAGGAGCACCTCTCCTCTCAGGGGAGGGGGGCACAAGGCAAGAAGGCGACAGACTTTGTCTCCATCCTTGAGaactccccccaaattcatgtgtgcatgtcctaacccccagtacctctaAATGTGATTGCATTTGGAGacaaggcctttaaagaggtaattaatatAAAATCAGGTCATTGGGGTGGGCCTTAATctaataggactggtgtccttgtaagaaagagagatggggacacagacacacactgagggaagaccacgtgaagatacagggagaagtcggccatctacaagccaaggagagaggcctcagaaggatgtatatatatatatgtataactgaatcacttagctgtacagcagtaattaacacaacattgtaaagcaactatacttcaattaaaaattttaaaaatttacaataatAACAAGAAGaagccagccctgctgacactttgatctcagacttccagcctccagatctgtgagaaaatGAACTTCTGTTGTTCAAGCCGCCCAGTGGGTGGTACTTccttatggcagccctagcaagtGAACCCACGGGGTCACCCCGAAGATTCGATGTGTTCGTACAAGGGGAGTGCTCAGAGCAGCCTAGAGCAGCCCACGATGGACGCGGCCGCACAGCGGCCAGTGGCCAGCCTGCAGGGTGGGGCCGctctgagggcaggaggagaaaagggaacgaaAGAGGTGGTAACCCGAGGACACCTCGGCTTCTCCTCCCGATCTCAGAGTGGCGGCAGTGAGGGGTGGCGTGAAGCGAGATCTTACTTCCCTGCCCGGGAATTGAACCTGgggagcctggatgaaaaccaggaatcccagCCACCACACCCGCTGGCTgttgcccccagtgaaaaatgcatttcttacagaggcaaaactgtaaaaacaggtacaaagtttattattagagacacagcacaacaacaagtgagagagcacacagagaaacagtttgtttagttaagaGAGAAGCAGGGCACAGACGCACACCGGGAGGGAAAGGGTGTGGGCGTCCCCCCTAATGACCAGGAGCCCCATAAAGAAGCGGTTAAGTCATTCATATACggcagttcttccgggtctttgtttacctttggccaattatctgatttctttttccacacctgccctgccctaggaccctccccaactTGCGTGCGCAACTTCTTTCCAAGATGGAgtccagcccagaggcctatgggacgGACTTAGCATCACATATTacggggtggtgccccctcccttttgacccccaaggagcctttctgcgcatatgcaatgtttcccttgccccaaggatgggaaatgtatgacctcttgatcttttaacagggtttGTCCCACTCTGTCCCTGCCATAAAAATCTCCAATGTCTGGATAGTTACCCTATTTCTGTTGCTGGTTTTTATATTGAGGTGCAGATCTCGAAAGATAGACAGGAGTCCGGTCATAAATACGTAGTCCTGGAGCCTGTTTGTCTCTtgcttcaggaaatgtaaacagggggCCGGGAATGAATGtccagcctggagcccatcttcttctcaccccaggaagtgtgaacaggaggccagttgtaaatgtctagcctggagcccatctatctcctgcctcactccGGGCACCGGCTCTGACCTCTACTGGCTCTTACTTCACTCTGGCCACACTTTCGCTCCCCTCCTCAGGCCAGGACGTGCTGAGCAGGCCTCTTTGGGGCAGGTCCCTCTACTGGCTGGGCTGGTATAGCTGCTCCTGCGTCCTGGGTGCCTGTCTCCCATCTGTTAAGCAGAGTGTCCTGTGGGGTTGGGCTGAGGCGAGGCCAACACTGGAGGAGAACCAGGCAGGGTCAGGAAGGGGGATCGAGACACGATCACAGTCGGGTGTGGCCTGGGCTGATGCCGCGGGGAGGACGGGGCTGTGGGGGCCccgaggagggagagaggacatACCTGGATGATGGGACAGGTGAGCTCGTTCGTGACAATATGATGATAGCCCTTGACCGTTTCTCAGTCAGGGTTTGGGGAACGGTGGGTCTGAGTGTCCATCCTCGGTTGGGTGTAGGGATGGGATGGCCTGACTCTGCATTGTTCTTAGGGTCCTGGGGTCCTAAACCAACGTGCCGTCTTCTTCCCACTTTCCAGAATTCTCCTTTGGTTGTCCCTTGCACCATTCGCAGGGTTTAGAGTTGTgaagagagggagaagcagggaaCGATGGGCCAATGTCATCTTGTCTGGATTGGAAGGCTGACCATCGACCTTTAATGTGTTGGGTCACATTACGCAGGCTGACATTATCATAAACGAAAGTCTGACTTAACTGTTCTTTCTGGGTGTAGGCGCCGGCTTTGGGCGCCGGGTTTGGGTTTTGCCTTTTCTTACACCACACCAGAATCTTTCATCTGTTCAAGCGTCACTTTAGAAACTGGGGCATCATGCATTATCCCTGCCATGGTTTTGGTGCTGCTGGTATATTTGGGGCTGTTTTTTGCTTCAACTGATTTTCAGTAAAATTAGAGTATTAGGCTTTTTAGGAGGAAGTTTACAAGCTCCTGCCTCCCTCTACCTTCTCAACCCAGACTATAATTTTGAACTCACTTTGAAGGATAAGAAGATGTTAGCCACATGACTTCATGGGGCTGGGTCTTCCTGGAAGGAGAGATGCAGGTGCTCCAAGACAGTGAGGGATGCATCAGAATGGGTTCTTAGAGAATGGCTTGAGGGATGGGGTGGTTTGGGATATGGTGATGGAGAAGCAGATTGGGTGAGACTAAGAATAACCTAGAACAGAGGTCAGAAAACTACAACCCCGGGGCTGCCTGTTTTTGTGGATAAAATTTTGTTGGCACACAGCCACATTAATTCATTTGCAAATTGTCTATGGTTGCTTTTGCACTAGAgctgaatagttgcaacagagaccatatggcttgAAACGCCTAAAtagttactatctggccctttaccaGAAAGGTCTCCTGACCCCTGACCTAAAATGTCAGGTTGAGAAGCTTGTAAATTATTCTTCTAGGTTGAGGAGAGAGCAGTATTTTGGCTATGGTCAGCTCTAAGGTTTAGGAAATTCTCTAAATGTTATTACTTGATTTTGGCTACAGCAGGGCTAGTAGAAGACAGGGAGGATGGAAAGGGAAGGTTCAGGAATGGAAAGAGATGGTTCTGGAAGCCAAGTCAAGGAAGGGATCCATGGGAGGGTTTTGAGTAAAGAGTGAGACTGACATGTAGCCGATGTGGTGCCCGGGACAGGACATACGCAGCCTCTGGGTGAAATgtgcaaacaacagaaaaaactgttgcctgccattccagtaaacaaaggatgttgcccGCCATTAAACCATCAACCACTGCAGTCTCCCCCGAAGGTGTGCCccgaggggaattcaggatggagaaaaacacgATACTGGCCCTACCTTGTTAAGGcgcatatctaaggaataatttccaATAAgctcagactcttgcatcttcccatacatagaaaagctctAAAAGCTCTAAAGTCATTACCTTGAGATGTCTGATTTTTGTGGTTAGACATCTTCTGATGTTCGactacatgtttgtttgtttgttttcagcaaAAACACCTTtatatcctggcttctccctgacctccttggagcagttcctcagagctataggagaggctgtgtcccaggctatagtcctcagtaagatccccaaagaaaacataacttgcaacttttaggttgtgtgttttttttcagttgacaaaggTCACAATGTATTAAGACTTGTGTTGCATATTTCATACtttcgtttaatcctcacaacaacgtTGTGATGCTGGTCTTCTCACATCCATTTCACCAAAGCAGAAAACCAAGACATGGAGGGGTAAGGTGTCTCACATGATATCATActcttaataaatgaaaaagtgtgGATTTGATGCCAGGTCTCTCTGAATGCAAAGCCTAAGATAGTTCCAACATAGCAGGAAACTCACTAACAGTAGTTCGTAAGCCCATCACCTATGGGGAGGTTAAGTCTCTAAGGATTAGCCTGTGGGTCCCCCTTCCTGTAAAGGATATGGACGTTCTGGCTGAGGCTGACGCTACATTCGGTTCCTCACTTGGTCCTGATCTCCGCGTATTCTGAGTGGGTGTTCTCCTGAAGATGCACCCCATGAAAGGTGAGGGAGGCGTAATGCAGCTCCTGCTCCATCCCCAAGGTGGGGGTGGCCCCTGCCGAGCTTGTGGGGTCAGGAGGATCCTCTAACTTGGACTCCTGCTGGTGTTGCTGTATGGAGAGCAAAGAAAGGGGTCAGATCAAGGTAGTTTcggggggagaagggagagagggtccAGGAAGTGAATTTGACTCTGGGACAgagcatttattcattcttccattcCGTTACCAAATGTTTCTTAAGGTTCCATTTATTCAGTCATCCAACAAATATAATGCTATAGATTGTTTTCCAGTTCTACTGAACACTCACACAGACCTATGTAGAAAATATTACTATGTTACAGGGAGAGAAACTAAGTCTCAGAGAGGGTAGGTTCTTCCCAGGGACACACATCTATTGATCACAAACTCAACTCCTGGCCCTCTGAGGTTTCCTGTGTGCCCAACGTTGGATACACAGGAGCGTGTTTATGGAAAAACTCACTTCTCCTGTGTGTCTCTCCTTTACTCTCGCACTATTATcacactcacaacacttctgacaccagatgtgtgggttCTTTTTACCCCCACACCAAGGAATTCTCCCACACccgctgggtgtcctacaatgtAACTCAATTCTGATCCTATCTgcctggagatagtgtcagatcccacaggttaagggctcagtcccatgagACTGCCTCCCCCCCCCACTTCAGATgtcaatcacaagtccaggttgtcacctgtgcttttgaccaactggctataaatcagaggttcctatGACCTCCAcctcaggtttgattaatttgctagagtggctcacaaaactcaggaaaACCGTTTACTTACTACATTACTAGTTTTCTATAAAAGGATAGAGCTTAGGAAGGCATGAAAAGTCCGATGAAGAAATacacagggcaaggtatgtgggaaggtgTGCAGCGTTTCCATCCCCTCTCAAGACACatcactctcccagcacctccgcTAGTTCACCAGCCAGAAGCTCCCTGTACCCCGTACtactgg
Above is a window of Balaenoptera ricei isolate mBalRic1 chromosome 19, mBalRic1.hap2, whole genome shotgun sequence DNA encoding:
- the LOC132354205 gene encoding LOW QUALITY PROTEIN: sialic acid-binding Ig-like lectin 5 (The sequence of the model RefSeq protein was modified relative to this genomic sequence to represent the inferred CDS: deleted 2 bases in 1 codon) translates to MLLLPPPPLLLSLLWAGGWAAGRELGGAGAAADPRSPAGSLAQGLSYYWLKVQASVTVQEGLCVRVPCSFNYPWIYWDDSVPAHGYWFREGANIYQDPPVATKNPDREVLTETQGRFYLLGDPRAYNCSLDIRDAQRGDTGTYFFRVERGPIVRYSYKENMIFLNVTGPGSFSLSSSALTQTPDIRVQGTLESGRPRNITCAVPWACERGTPHTFSWIGAALTSLHPKSPHSSVLTLALRPQDHGTNLTCRVTFPGAGVSTERTVRLNVSYAPQKPTIRVFRKEGTGPETLGKSLSLPVQEGQFLRLDCVTDSNPPATMSWTRGSLTLSPSNSSTPGVLELPRVELGDHGKYVCRAQHPLASQEASLSLVVKNPPQLLGPSCSPEDEGLHCSCSSRAQPVPSLRWRLGEGLLEGNFSNSSFKVTSSSAGPWANSSLSLSEGLSSGLRLSCEALNGHGKQSATVLLLPGRPAPRTGVALGAVGGSGVTALLAVCLCLIFFVVKIYRKKSAEKASSRDGVRPALSSISLGHLNESCSDSPSDYQAPAPATSTSGKEQELHYATLNFRRLRTHNFQDQDTTEYSEIKIQK